From a single Planococcus shenhongbingii genomic region:
- a CDS encoding MBL fold metallo-hydrolase → MLKINQMELGPVQTNCYIISNSQKECLIFDPGEESKKIIGFLKKKELEPIAILLTHAHFDHIGAIDDLREAYPIPVYLHRLEKDWLGKPNLNGSGKYGMLPDYRMKDADVLLDQEKMLEISTFKMDVLYTPGHSPGSVTYSFGEEGFAIVGDTLFRGSIGRTDLIDGSEKKLLQSIQDSLLTLPEHMILYPGHGPETTPEREKMSNPFLNRF, encoded by the coding sequence ATGCTGAAAATTAATCAAATGGAATTGGGTCCTGTCCAGACCAATTGCTATATCATTTCAAATAGCCAAAAAGAATGCCTGATTTTTGATCCGGGGGAAGAAAGCAAAAAAATCATCGGCTTTCTGAAAAAGAAAGAGCTGGAGCCAATAGCAATTTTATTGACACATGCCCATTTCGACCATATCGGTGCCATCGATGATTTAAGGGAAGCTTATCCGATTCCAGTGTATTTGCATCGCTTGGAAAAAGACTGGCTTGGAAAACCCAATTTGAATGGGTCCGGAAAGTACGGCATGCTGCCGGATTACCGGATGAAAGATGCGGATGTGCTGCTTGACCAAGAAAAGATGCTGGAAATCAGTACTTTTAAAATGGATGTTCTCTATACACCGGGGCATTCTCCTGGCAGTGTGACGTATTCTTTCGGTGAAGAAGGGTTTGCGATTGTAGGGGACACGTTATTCCGGGGCAGTATCGGGCGCACCGATCTGATCGATGGCTCCGAGAAAAAGCTGTTGCAATCAATTCAGGATTCCCTGCTGACATTGCCGGAGCATATGATCCTTTATCCCGGGCACGGACCGGAAACTACGCCTGAACGTGAAAAGATGAGCAATCCATTTTTGAACAGGTTTTAA
- a CDS encoding DUF2626 domain-containing protein — MDKMFKLMGWWTGIFAVLFYVGDMVEVALLMVANTGFFVLLGFLNISERMYMYIFGAYLTVFFVGFTYYTTFIHIPGAGH, encoded by the coding sequence ATGGACAAGATGTTTAAATTAATGGGATGGTGGACTGGGATTTTTGCAGTTCTTTTTTATGTAGGCGATATGGTAGAAGTAGCATTGCTAATGGTTGCTAATACCGGATTTTTTGTACTTCTTGGATTCTTAAATATTTCTGAGCGCATGTACATGTACATTTTTGGTGCGTACTTGACAGTATTTTTCGTCGGCTTTACTTATTACACTACGTTCATCCATATTCCTGGTGCTGGACATTAA
- the comGA gene encoding competence type IV pilus ATPase ComGA — translation MQEIIERRCASLLQDAVENGTTDIHIKPEPSCYTVSYRSFQSLRQVTKIPLDLGDRMIAYFKYLSLLDMSEKRKPQTGSFHLPIQDHPYYFRISTLPSVLTKESIVIRVMADEVAESIHQLAAFRDSARLLEKLAEAPQGLILLTGPTGCGKSTTLYSLLKHCSEKLNRNIITLEDPVERKNQSILQIQVNEKAGLSYAAGLKAILRHDPDIIMIGEIRDADTAQIAVRAALTGHLVFSTIHARHSVGCLHRLRDLGISFEDMAQTLIAVSAQRIIPVYPDLEKPETAYRALYEILYGDRLDDALQSAKEHKSYSLPEHLSFGGQIREGVKIGAIESSYEVNTDPHS, via the coding sequence ATGCAAGAAATAATTGAACGCCGATGTGCCAGCCTGCTGCAGGACGCAGTGGAAAATGGCACTACAGATATCCATATCAAACCCGAACCTTCCTGCTACACGGTTTCTTACCGCTCGTTCCAATCGCTGCGGCAAGTGACAAAAATCCCCCTTGATCTTGGTGATCGCATGATTGCCTATTTCAAATACCTTTCCCTATTAGACATGAGCGAGAAACGAAAACCCCAAACTGGTTCCTTTCATCTTCCAATTCAAGACCACCCTTATTATTTTAGAATATCAACACTTCCTTCTGTTTTGACTAAGGAAAGCATCGTTATCCGTGTTATGGCTGATGAAGTTGCGGAGTCGATCCATCAATTAGCCGCCTTCAGGGATTCTGCCCGGCTGCTGGAGAAATTGGCTGAAGCGCCTCAAGGATTGATATTGCTGACAGGCCCGACCGGCTGCGGGAAATCGACCACTTTGTATTCACTGTTGAAGCATTGCAGCGAAAAACTGAATCGCAACATCATTACATTAGAAGACCCGGTTGAACGCAAAAACCAATCGATTCTGCAAATCCAGGTCAACGAGAAAGCGGGCCTCAGCTATGCGGCAGGTTTAAAGGCGATTCTCCGGCATGATCCCGACATTATTATGATCGGGGAAATCCGCGACGCGGATACAGCCCAAATAGCGGTGCGGGCTGCATTAACAGGGCATCTTGTATTTTCAACGATCCACGCGAGGCATTCTGTGGGCTGTCTTCACCGGCTGCGGGATTTAGGCATTTCTTTTGAAGACATGGCGCAGACCTTGATTGCTGTTTCTGCCCAGCGTATCATCCCGGTTTATCCCGATTTGGAAAAGCCGGAAACGGCTTACCGGGCACTTTATGAAATCCTGTACGGCGACCGCTTAGATGATGCTCTTCAATCCGCCAAAGAGCATAAGAGCTATTCGTTGCCGGAACATTTATCGTTCGGCGGGCAAATACGCGAAGGAGTGAAAATCGGTGCCATTGAATCTTCGTATGAAGTCAACACGGATCCCCATTCGTGA
- the comGB gene encoding competence type IV pilus assembly protein ComGB: MPLNLRMKSTRIPIRDREHFLTRLAVLMKEGYLLPTALTLLLPMHTSKLDEALSGITSILKSGGNAAEILKFLGFKDPVLFPVEIAEHHGRLAESIESIAKSFARTEQVQKKLKNILIYPVSLLLFTSALFLFFRTSYVPNLMELMDSLQTGEKSGGVPTYLLNLPDVFIGIFAAIGAFSAAFWTLLKRQEVRRQISWLLNFPVLRKFMKLYWSHLLARELGTLLHSGISLQESLHLLQHQTYHSIIQFMARSCHEEVVTGNPLSAALSHHPFFADDMASFVQHGEMTGYLGKELILYSEVLMERMEQQTARLLRIIQPSFFVMIAICIVGAYLAILLPMYNLVHTI, encoded by the coding sequence GTGCCATTGAATCTTCGTATGAAGTCAACACGGATCCCCATTCGTGACCGCGAGCATTTCCTCACCCGGCTGGCTGTCTTGATGAAGGAAGGGTATTTGCTGCCGACTGCCTTGACGCTGCTGCTGCCGATGCATACCAGCAAATTGGACGAAGCGTTGTCGGGCATTACTTCCATACTGAAAAGTGGAGGCAATGCCGCTGAAATTCTGAAGTTTCTGGGCTTTAAAGATCCGGTGCTGTTTCCGGTTGAAATTGCAGAACACCATGGGCGGCTGGCAGAATCCATCGAAAGCATCGCGAAAAGCTTTGCACGCACCGAGCAAGTCCAGAAAAAGCTGAAGAATATCTTGATTTATCCTGTTTCACTGCTGCTTTTCACATCAGCTCTGTTTTTATTTTTCCGCACGTCTTATGTGCCGAATTTAATGGAACTGATGGATTCGCTCCAAACCGGTGAAAAATCAGGAGGCGTTCCCACCTATTTATTGAATTTGCCCGATGTATTTATCGGGATATTCGCTGCTATCGGTGCCTTTTCGGCTGCTTTCTGGACATTGCTGAAAAGGCAGGAAGTGCGCCGGCAAATCAGCTGGCTGCTGAATTTTCCGGTGCTCCGGAAATTTATGAAGCTGTATTGGTCCCATTTACTGGCGAGGGAACTTGGTACGCTTTTGCACAGCGGCATTTCGCTGCAAGAGTCTCTTCATTTACTGCAGCATCAAACTTATCATTCCATCATTCAATTTATGGCAAGATCCTGCCATGAAGAAGTGGTAACAGGCAATCCGCTGTCTGCGGCTTTGTCGCACCATCCGTTTTTCGCAGATGATATGGCGTCATTTGTCCAGCATGGCGAAATGACGGGCTATCTGGGCAAAGAGTTGATTCTTTACAGTGAAGTGCTGATGGAGCGTATGGAACAACAGACTGCCAGGCTGCTGCGCATCATCCAGCCATCCTTTTTTGTCATGATCGCTATTTGCATCGTCGGTGCCTACTTGGCGATTTTATTGCCTATGTACAATTTAGTCCACACAATCTGA
- the comGC gene encoding competence type IV pilus major pilin ComGC: MRILKSQKGFTLIEMLIVMLIITVLIAIAIPNVTKQTSSVDEKGCKAFVHMVQGQVESYRMDEKSVPTIANLVTGGYLKANETTCPNGDTVEISVDGVVTSKAS; this comes from the coding sequence ATGCGTATTTTAAAAAGCCAAAAAGGATTTACTTTGATCGAAATGCTGATTGTCATGCTTATCATCACGGTATTGATTGCCATCGCGATCCCGAACGTTACGAAACAAACTTCTTCTGTTGATGAAAAAGGCTGTAAAGCGTTTGTGCATATGGTCCAAGGCCAAGTAGAGTCATACCGCATGGATGAGAAGTCGGTTCCGACCATAGCAAATCTGGTGACAGGCGGGTATCTAAAAGCAAATGAAACCACTTGCCCGAACGGCGACACGGTGGAGATTTCGGTTGACGGAGTTGTCACATCAAAAGCCTCTTAA